A stretch of Brassica rapa cultivar Chiifu-401-42 chromosome A08, CAAS_Brap_v3.01, whole genome shotgun sequence DNA encodes these proteins:
- the LOC103834725 gene encoding zinc finger CCCH domain-containing protein 49, which produces MIGENREPYPTVQIPTWPVSEDFTTAEIFSLAMNSPDCSMLKALTALHRYLPSNESYPDSDPEPFGPDSPVDAYSCDHFRMYDFKVLRCSRGRSHDWTECPYAHPGEKARRRDPTKYNYSGTACPEFRKGGCKKGDSCEFAHGVFECWLHPSRYRTQPCKDGGGCRRKVCFFAHSPEQLRYVQARSPDRVDSFVRAFQLSISPVSSSPPVSPRADSESSQSLSRSLGSSYINDVTTSFRNLRFEKLKSFPSYYNNPFRCYQSGFGSPRGSMLGPGFQSLPTTPARPENLDIWENGLEKDPAMERVVESGRELRAKMFEKLSKENCMDRVEPDQNSGDAPDVGWVSELVMQED; this is translated from the coding sequence atGATCGGAGAAAATCGCGAGCCTTACCCGACGGTGCAGATTCCTACATGGCCGGTTTCTGAAGACTTTACAACGGCGGAGATTTTTTCTCTGGCCATGAACAGTCCAGATTGCAGCATGCTTAAAGCTTTAACGGCGTTACATCGTTATCTTCCGTCTAACGAATCGTATCCGGATTCCGACCCGGAACCATTCGGACCGGACTCTCCAGTCGATGCTTACTCCTGTGACCATTTCCGCATGTACGATTTCAAAGTCTTGAGGTGTTCTCGTGGCCGGAGCCATGACTGGACGGAGTGTCCGTACGCTCACCCCGGAGAAAAGGCTCGCCGGAGAGATCCGACGAAGTACAATTACTCCGGGACGGCTTGTCCGGAGTTCCGAAAAGGCGGTTGCAAGAAAGGAGACTCTTGCGAGTTTGCTCACGGAGTTTTCGAGTGTTGGCTTCATCCTTCTCGTTACAGGACTCAGCCGTGTAAAGACGGCGGTGGATGTCGCCGGAAAGTTTGTTTCTTTGCTCACTCGCCGGAGCAGCTAAGGTATGTCCAGGCCCGAAGCCCTGATCGGGTCGATTCCTTCGTTAGAGCGTTTCAGCTCTCGATATCGCCTGTTTCTAGTTCGCCGCCGGTGAGTCCGAGAGCTGACTCGGAGTCTTCTCAGTCACTGAGTCGCTCGCTCGGGTCTAGTTATATAAACGACGTGACGACGTCGTTTCGGAACTTACGGTTTGAGAAATTGAAATCATTTCCTTCGTATTATAACAATCCGTTTCGATGCTACCAATCCGGATTCGGGTCGCCCCGAGGATCCATGTTGGGTCCTGGGTTTCAGAGTCTGCCTACAACTCCGGCCCGACCCGAGAATCTGGATATTTGGGAGAATGGTTTAGAAAAAGATCCCGCAATGGAGCGGGTCGTAGAGTCGGGTCGTGAGCTTAGAGCGAAGATGTTTGAGAAACTGAGCAAGGAGAATTGCATGGATCGGGTTGAACCGGATCAAAATTCGGGTGATGCTCCTGATGTCGGGTGGGTATCTGAACTGGTGATGCAAGAGGACTAA